In Eleginops maclovinus isolate JMC-PN-2008 ecotype Puerto Natales chromosome 10, JC_Emac_rtc_rv5, whole genome shotgun sequence, the following proteins share a genomic window:
- the six3b gene encoding homeobox protein SIX3b: MVFRSPLDFFSASRILLPHFADGPPIMARSRSPEDPPSACPPLALPGMCFSAAQIASVCETLEETGDIERLARFLWSLPVTADGRDPITEHESVQRARAVVAYHTGSFRELYHILETHRFTRASHGKLQAMWLEAHYREAEKLRGRPLGPVDKYRVRKKFPLPRTIWDGEQKTHCFKERTRGLLREWYLQDPYPNPGKKRELAHATGLTPTQVGNWFKNRRQRDRAAAAKNRLQHHRMCPDGVRSLSGGECSPDENGERADGETLLSVTDSDSDLDV, from the exons ATGGTGTTCAGGTCGCCACTCGACTTTTTCTCAGCCTCCCGGATCCTCCTACCACACTTTGCAGATGGGCCACCTATCATGGCCCGCTCCCGGTCCCCGGAGGACCCTCCCTCCGCCTGTCCTCCCCTGGCTCTGCCGGGGATGTGTTTCTCCGCGGCGCAGATCGCCAGCGTCTGCGAGACCCtagaggagacaggagacatcGAGCGGCTGGCCCGCTTCCTCTGGTCCCTCCCGGTGACCGCGGACGGCCGCGACCCCATCACCGAGCACGAGTCCGTGCAGCGGGCTCGCGCCGTGGTGGCTTACCACACGGGGAGTTTCCGCGAGCTTTATCACATCCTGGAGACGCACCGCTTTACGCGCGCATCGCACGGGAAACTTCAGGCGATGTGGCTAGAGGCTCACTACCGGGAGGCGGAGAAACTAAGGGGGAGGCCGCTTGGACCTGTTGACAAGTACCGCGTGAGGAAGAAGTTTCCGTTACCGAGGACAATCTGGGATGGTGAGCAAAAGACGCACTGTTTCAAAGAGCGCACAAGGGGGCTGCTAAGAGAGTGGTACCTGCAGGACCCCTATCCGAACCCGGGGAAGAAGCGGGAGCTGGCCCACGCGACTGGACTCACACCGACTCAGGTTGGAAACTGGTTCAAGAACCGGAGACAGAGAGATCGGGCGGCAGCAGCCAAAAACAG GTTGCAGCATCACCGGATGTGTCCAGATGGAGTACGGTCACTCAGCGGAGGAGAGTGCAGTCCAGATGAAAATGGGGAACGAGCAGATGGAGAAACTCTTCTCTCAGTAACAGACAGTGACTCTGACTTGGATGTTTGA